The Streptomyces rimosus genomic interval GGGCTTCATCCAGCTCATGGTCGAGCCGCAGGCGGCGCCGGTGCTCGCCGCCGAGCTGCGCGAGCGGGGCTGGTCGATACGGCAGTAGGGTCCGCCGTCCGCGCCCCGGGCCCGCTTCCCGGGCAGGGGCGTACGGGCTGCACGGGGCGCCCCTGCTTGCCAGTAACCTTGTGCGGGGCCCCGTGCGGCGGCCCCCGTCCAGCCCCGTGATCGAGGAAGGTGCCCGACACCGTGGAAACCCCCGCCCGGACCGCCCCGGCCGCAGTGATTGTCGCCATCGACGGCCCCGCAGGCACGGGCAAGTCCAGCACCTCCAAGGCCGTCGCCGCCAAGCTCGGGCTGGGCTACCTGGACACCGGGGCGCAGTACCGCGCGATCACCTGGTGGATGCTGAGCAACGGCGTCGACGTGAACGACGCCGTCGCCGTGGCGGACGCCTCCGCCAAGCCCGTGATCGTCTCCGGCACCGACCCGGCCGCGCCCACCATCACCGTGGACGGCCTGGACGCCGCGGGACCGATCCGTACCCAGCAGGTCACCTCGGCCGTCAGCGCCGTCAGCGCCGTCCCCGAGGTACGCACCCGCATCACCGAGCTGCAGCGCGAGATCGCCGCCGCGGCCCCGCACGGCATCGTCGTCGAGGGCCGGGACATCGGCAGCACCGTACTGCCCGACGCCGACCTGAAGGTCTTCCTCACCGCGTCGCCGGAGGCCCGCGCCGCCCGCCGCAGCGGCGAGCTGACCGGCAAGGACGCCGCCGACCTGGCGGCCACCCAGGCCGCTCTGATCAAGCGGGACGCGGCCGACTCCTCCCGGAAGACCTCGCCGCTGGCCAAGGCGGACGACGCGGTCGAGGTGGACACCACCGACCTGACGCTGGACCAGGTCGTCGAGTGCGTGGTCACCCTCACCGAGGCGGCGATGGCCGCGAAGGCGGCGCGGTGACGCGCAGCGGACGGGCGGCGGACGGCGACCGGACGCCGAGCGCGGCCGGTGCCGCGGTCGGGCGGCGGATCGGCATCGGCCTGATGTACGGACTGTGGAAGCCGCGGGTGCTGGGCGCCTGGCGGGTCCCGGCCACCGGGCCGGTGATCCTCGCGGTCAACCACACCCACGGCCTGGACGGCCCGATGGTGATGGGCACCGCGCCCCGGCCGGTGCACTTCCTGATCAAGAAGGAAGCATTCGTCGGCCCGCTGGACCCGTTCCTGCACGGTATCGGCCAGTTGAAGGTGGACCGCTCCGGCACCGACCGCAAGGCCGTCACCGACGCGCTGACCGTGCTGAAGAACGACGGTGTACTGGGGATCTTCCCGGAGGGCACCCGGGGCGAGGGCAACTTCGCCTCGCTGCGCGCCGGCCTGGCGTACTTCGCGGTGCGCTCCGGGGCCCCGGTGGTGCCGGTGGCCGTGCTGGGCAGCGCGGAGCGCCGCAGCCGGGCCGTCAAGGCGGTGCCGCCGCTGCGCAGCCGCGTGGACGTGGTCTTCGGCGAGGCGTTCGCGGCCGGTGACGGCAGCGGCCGGCGCACCCGTACGGCGCTGGACGCGGCGACGACGCGCATACAGGAGCGGCTGACCGCTCACCTTGCCCAGGCCAGGCGCCTGACCGGGCACTGAACGAGACTTGTAGGGCGCCCGCGCACCAGCGGGCGCCGTTGACGGAGAACGAGGAACGGACTTCATGAACGACCAGATCCCCACCGGCGACGAGCACGGTGCGCTTGGTGACGCCGAGTACACGGAGTTCATGGAGCTCGCCGCGCAGGAGGGCTTCGACCTGGAGGAGGTCGAGGGCGACATCGCCGCGGCCGGGCACGGCCCGCTGCCCGTCCTCGCCGTCGTCGGCCGCCCCAATGTCGGCAAGTCGACCCTGGTGAACCGCATGATCG includes:
- a CDS encoding lysophospholipid acyltransferase family protein, with amino-acid sequence MRGHPHRGGDGREGGAVTRSGRAADGDRTPSAAGAAVGRRIGIGLMYGLWKPRVLGAWRVPATGPVILAVNHTHGLDGPMVMGTAPRPVHFLIKKEAFVGPLDPFLHGIGQLKVDRSGTDRKAVTDALTVLKNDGVLGIFPEGTRGEGNFASLRAGLAYFAVRSGAPVVPVAVLGSAERRSRAVKAVPPLRSRVDVVFGEAFAAGDGSGRRTRTALDAATTRIQERLTAHLAQARRLTGH
- the cmk gene encoding (d)CMP kinase translates to METPARTAPAAVIVAIDGPAGTGKSSTSKAVAAKLGLGYLDTGAQYRAITWWMLSNGVDVNDAVAVADASAKPVIVSGTDPAAPTITVDGLDAAGPIRTQQVTSAVSAVSAVPEVRTRITELQREIAAAAPHGIVVEGRDIGSTVLPDADLKVFLTASPEARAARRSGELTGKDAADLAATQAALIKRDAADSSRKTSPLAKADDAVEVDTTDLTLDQVVECVVTLTEAAMAAKAAR